Proteins encoded within one genomic window of Sminthopsis crassicaudata isolate SCR6 chromosome X, ASM4859323v1, whole genome shotgun sequence:
- the LOC141548499 gene encoding protein Wiz-like, with the protein MAAEGPRGTTREGPDLGAQNPTWELGPAHSKARKSVSRQARSHPRQPGASEAEGSRAPIPPPQELTEQKGNPSSPPPPPPAEPSGSPKEATASPRPGLCALSKAGDGPPETPLNKAIGSPPGFSSKGLSPPPQHPQDESPRLPPGAPPGSPKAQGPRPEEEGPLNLTLDGDLGRQLDCLLFGARCETIKGPSIQPRAHLRQPGGSRPDNEGSPVDVDFQSRLPAEREGPAEVSPLSPLSPPPAKKPKPGAPGEAGLLGKRDASAGAFWAPDVAPSLLSLSADPEPDQDPRCELCGQFFETRKSLSRQARSHLGDMGVTEWYVQGSPIDTLTEILKGQAQPPAGGPPDPPPPGPKALAKALAGGPGGSLEVQSASGLHLPPPAQKQGPSSGPLSPTIPPPPPARRRFPGRPLPSLQEKLKSERRQVEIRRERLTGSPPGEGRPPEAPRSPREDMAALSLSSWAEPVRSMRCELCGGGFEDRRGLACHARSHLRHMGVTKWSGSPIDALGGILEKKAEARLVRKEPAPAGPPSPRGQDGPQCPGNGPQALSLTPLRRSPGKPGPGPGSLLSQPFAGFLTPLVIRRPLPNERLLSREMKPKTPTRPELPLKTEPIHGQSSQAPREAGCELCGLHFEKRQALASHARAHLRRLGVTEWSVKGSPIETLREFIRRSRPHKVEAYDSQVPQGRPSLGMGRPSGPRRDGDKHMPLTLAPHSLTLMDKHPGREVGPHRQAHPSRGEASDSQQKRDPGPQPPPRTRCAPSLVPRPPQKSLVTFRGPVYTLKCRFCEVQFQGPLSIQQEWVRHLQRHILERNFSQAEPEAPEAQPGPEPQ; encoded by the exons ATGGCCGCAGAGGGCCCCCGTGGGACCACCCGAGAAGGCCCAGACCTCGGAGCCCAGAACCCGACCTGGGAGCTGGGCCCGGCCCATTCTAAGGCCCGAAAAAGCGTTTCCCGCCAGGCGCGCTCCCACCCGCGCCAGCCAGGGGCGTCCGAGGCGGAGGGGAGCCGGGCCCCCATCCCCCCGCCCCAGGAGCTGACAGAACAGAAGGGCAACCCCAGCagccccccgcccccgcccccggccGAGCCCTCGGGCTCCCCAAAGGAGGCAACGGCCTCTCCCCGCCCGGGCCTGTGCGCCCTCAGCAAGGCAGGTGACGGACCCCCTGAGACCCCCCTGAACAAGGCCATCGGGTCACCCCCTGGCTTCTCCTCCAAGGgcctttcccccccaccccagcacCCCCAGGACGAGAGCCCCAGGCTGCCCCCGGGCGCCCCGCCGGGCTCCCCGAAGGCGCAGGGGCCCCGGCCAGAGGAGGAGGGGCCCCTGAACCTCACTTTAGATGGAGATTTGGGCAGACAGCTGGACTGCCTGTTGTTCGGGGCCCGGTGTGAGACCATAAAGGGCCCGTCCATTCAGCCCAGAGCCCACCTGCGCCAGCCGGGGGGGAGCCGCCCGGATAACGAGGGGTCCCCCGTAGACGTGGACTTCCAGAGCCGCCTCCCGGCGGAGCGGGAGGGGCCGGCAGAGGTCTCGCCTCTCTCGCCGCTGTCCCCCCCACCGGCCAAGAAGCCCAAGCCGGGGGCCCCGGGGGAGGCCGGCCTTCTGGGGAAGCGGGACGCCTCTGCGGGGGCATTCTGGGCCCCGGACGTGGCCCCGTCTCTTCTCAGTCTCTCAGCAGACCCGGAGCCAGACCAGGACCCCCGCTGTGAGCTCTGCGGGCAGTTCTTTGAGACCCGAAAAAGCCTTTCCCGCCAGGCGCGCTCCCATCTGGGGGACATGGGGGTGACCGAGTGGTACGTCCAGGGCTCGCCCATTGACACCCTGACAGAAATCCTGAAGGGCCAGGCCCAGCCTCCGGCCGGGGGACCTCCCGACCCACCCCCGCCGGGCCCCAAGGCACTGGCCAAGGCACTGGCTGGGGGCCCTGGGGGCTCCCTGGAGGTTCAGAGTGCTTCCGGGCTGCACCTCCCACCCCCTGCCCAGAAGCAGGGCCCATCTAGTGGCCCCCTGTCACCAAccatccctccccccccacctgcTCGGAGGAGGTTCCCTGGGCGGCCACTTCCTTCCCTCCAGGAGAAATTAAAGTCCGAACGGAGGCAGGTGGAGATCAGACGGGAGAGGTTGACCGGAAGCCCGCCCGGAGAAGGACGCCCACCTGAGGCACCCCGCTCGCCCCGTGAGGACATGGCAGCCCTGAGTCTGT CTTCCTGGGCCGAGCCGGTCCGGAGCATGCGCTGTGAGCTCTGTGGTGGGGGCTTTGAGGACCGAAGGGGCCTGGCCTGCCACGCCCGCTCTCACCTGCGGCACATGGGGGTGACCAAGTGGTCCGGCTCGCCCATTGACGCTCTTGGAGGGATCCTGGAGAAGAAGGCCGAAGCGCGGCTCGTCAGGAAGGAGCCCGCCCCCGCCGGGCCGCCCTCTCCCCGGGGGCAGGATGGGCCCCAATGCCCCGGGAACGGGCCTCAGGCCCTGTCTTTGACCCCATTGCGCCGCAGTCCTGGCAAACCCGGGCCTGGCCCTGGCAGCCTTCTCTCCCAGCCCTTTGCCGGTTTCCTCACCCCCCTGGTGATAAGGCGGCCGCTGCCCAACGAGAGACTTCTCTCCAGGGAGATGAAGCCCAAGACCCCTACACGCCCCGAGCTGCCCCTCAAGACCGAGCCCATTCATGGCCAAAGCTCCCAAGCTCCCAGGGAAGCCGGGTGCGAGCTGTGCGGTCTCCATTTTGAGAAGCGCCAGGCACTGGCCAGCCACGCTCGGGCTCACCTGCGGCGACTTGGGGTGACAGAATGGTCTGTAAAGGGCTCCCCAATTGAGACCCTGAGGGAGTTCATCAGGCGCAGCCGCCCCCACAAGGTGGAGGCCTACGACAGCCAGGTTCCCCAGGGCCGGCCCTCACTGGGGATGGGCCGGCCTTCGGGGCCCAGACGAGATGGGGACAAACACATGCCCCTCACCTTGGCTCCCCATAGCCTCACGCTGATGGATAAACACCCGGGGAGGGAAGTCGGGCCCCACAGACAAGCCCACCCTTCTCGGGGGGAGGCCAGTGACTCTCAGCAGAAACGGGACCCCGGGCCACAGCCACCTCCCAGAACCCGGTGTGCCCCCTCCCTGGTCCCCCGCCCTCCCCAGAAGTCCTTGGTGACATTTCGGGGCCCCGTGTACACCCTGAAATGCAGGTTCTGTGAAGTGCAGTTCCAGGGTCCCCTCTCCATCCAGCAGGAGTGGGTTCGTCACCTCCAGAGGCACATCCTGGAAAGGAACTTCTCCCAAGCAGAGCCTGAGGCCCCCGAGGCCCAGCCGGGGCCAGAGCCCCAGTAA